One Chryseobacterium sp. StRB126 genomic region harbors:
- a CDS encoding serine hydrolase domain-containing protein: MKNIFLGLFLMIISIVHSQVQKVEQVIDSCVKKDNFNGSVLIAHNGKTELLTYKGLSNRHYNIAFSDETRFHIFSLTKTFTAVLIMQLYEKGKIDLDATISTYYPEYKGEAAKKATIRNLLTYSSGRDNKDINSPELIHQAYDNTIWNLDDFITTFLSEKLVNKPGTKFSYNNGDFILLGKIIEKIYHKSFEEVLKEQILVPLKMENTGFLHHHDIIQNIDEGYSADATDPFTLHTPTNTYIDNFYSAGAMYSTPKDLLIFDQAIFNSVLITKKTLATMLTADPKLEDTALGFWVYPKKFGSINTLFAERQGEGYGHSANWVHLVDKDLSIIILSNTKSIQYLNKMRERLIRAYYGQ, translated from the coding sequence ATGAAAAATATATTCTTGGGACTATTCTTAATGATAATCAGTATAGTCCATTCACAAGTGCAGAAAGTAGAGCAAGTAATCGACTCCTGTGTAAAGAAAGATAATTTCAATGGCTCTGTTTTAATAGCTCATAACGGAAAAACTGAATTACTTACTTATAAAGGTTTATCTAACAGGCATTACAACATTGCCTTTTCTGATGAAACCAGATTTCATATTTTCTCGCTCACCAAAACCTTTACGGCTGTATTGATTATGCAACTTTATGAGAAAGGAAAGATTGATTTAGATGCCACTATTTCCACCTATTATCCGGAATACAAAGGAGAAGCTGCCAAAAAGGCTACGATCAGAAACCTGCTCACCTATAGCAGCGGCAGAGACAACAAGGATATCAATTCACCGGAACTTATTCATCAGGCTTATGACAATACTATCTGGAATCTAGATGATTTTATCACCACTTTTCTTTCTGAGAAACTAGTTAATAAGCCTGGAACAAAGTTTAGCTATAACAATGGTGATTTTATACTGCTAGGCAAAATTATTGAGAAAATATATCACAAATCTTTTGAGGAAGTTCTCAAAGAACAAATACTGGTTCCGCTTAAAATGGAGAATACAGGTTTCCTTCATCACCATGATATCATTCAAAATATAGATGAAGGATATTCAGCTGATGCCACGGATCCATTTACTCTTCATACGCCTACCAACACTTATATTGATAATTTTTATTCTGCAGGAGCTATGTATTCTACTCCTAAAGACTTATTAATCTTTGACCAAGCAATATTTAACAGCGTTTTAATTACAAAAAAGACGTTGGCTACCATGCTTACTGCTGATCCAAAACTGGAAGACACAGCATTAGGTTTTTGGGTATATCCTAAAAAATTCGGTTCTATCAATACCCTATTTGCAGAACGTCAGGGGGAAGGTTATGGTCATAGTGCCAATTGGGTTCATTTAGTTGATAAGGATCTTAGTATCATCATTCTATCCAATACCAAAAGTATTCAATACTTAAACAAAATGAGAGAAAGACTAATCAGGGCTTACTATGGACAGTGA